The Solanum dulcamara chromosome 2, daSolDulc1.2, whole genome shotgun sequence region CGAGTAAAATTCTGTTACATGCAAATCTTACCAgatctcctcttcttctttttttcttccctATTGCAGATGCAGATGCCTAAAAAGGACTAACCAGAGGAACAGCAAAAGTACTCTGGGTGCCCGTGAACCAAATGACAGAATAGAATGGAAGCAGAGAAATAAGCAACACGACAAGACTTGCAAAAGTTTCACAAAGAAGAACGCAAGAAAACCAGTATAGTAAGTAGTTGACTGACCTAGACAATGCTAATAGCACATCTCTGTTGTTACTAGAGTGCAAAAGCACACAGAGTAGATTATATGCAGCAAACTCCATATCGCATCCCTTGATTCCTTCTGCATAAAGCGTTTTTAGCTGTGACTGACACTGCATATACCAGAACTAAGAGTGTAAGTCTAAGAGTAACACTGAAGCAGATAAACCAATGATGTCTTAGCAGCAAATTAAACATTTGTTTACTACATGTCCAAAAAACTTTGATTCCAACGCAATTCAATATTGCAATTGCGCCAGAATGCATACTCAtttaaaacaagaaaaagattgaaaagtTTTAAAACAATTCAAGGTAATAGTCCACAAAAAAACTTTCCAACACACCCAAACGATTTTAGGGAGGTAAGGAACATCTACATTTCTTTAATCAGAACACATAAGCAGCTAATAATATAGATTTACTGCTCACAACACACTGCTTCTTTGCGTGTTGACAAAGACCAAAGGAAGTAGGATGCTAGCAGAAAGAATCTGCAGCTAGAAAAGAAATAGGATATAGGTGAAGCCAGAAAAATGTGGTCAGTCATCCAACCCAGTATGTCAAACAACCAATAGAAGCATCAAGAGGAGTGACCCAACATTAGTAGTAAACACCAACCGAGACAAAATGTCATTTATGTGTCCACATAATTCAAAATAAGGAAACTTCTTTGTGGCAAAAAGTGGACCATTCTTATACCAGCAGCGAACCCTGAAAGGACTGTAAGAACTATAATggcaatactaacaaataattaTATCGCATTTTACCAGCTAAACTTCCCTTGCAAGTAATGCGGGTGTATAAAAGGATTTGAACCGTGGGAAAAGGCAGCATAAATTTTGTACACAGAGAGCCAAAAACATTTCACCCAGATATACTTAAACTTCTGGATTGGAAGCCCCAGTAAGGAATTTCACTCTTAACTAAATTCTATAAATTAGTACAGAAACTTGACTGCAAAAAAGATCCAGCATTCAATAACATTCAAACAAAGAAGTATCCAATTGAAATATGAACTGCATGGAAGTACTTCCAAACACATTAGCATACAAGAAAATTCACAGAGAGATTAGGTTCTGAGAAGTTATGACATTCTGAGAGTTCCCACCATGGGAAGGAGATACCTGATTAAATTCCGACAAGTCCCCAACTTCTATTGCCAATCGACCATGTGTTTCATACACCTAAAACAGAAGGTGAGTGAAGAAGATATTAATAAGAAAAATCAATACAATATCTACTGTAAAGAAAGTCGTGTCaatcattttcagaaaataacTTCAGATCCTAGATTTGCCAGTGTATATGACgatgaaaattttatgttttGCTCCATTTGAATAGTGAAATtagaataagaaaaaatacCTTGACTGTTAACTCGTTGCGTATGCGTTGGACCGTAAGATCTTGCCGTATTGATTTTAACTGATCACATTTGTAAAGGTAGTTTTTCGGAGAACTTTGAACCATGTTTAATGCTTTTTCCAAGACTTCTTCTGGTCTCACCTGCAAAAGAAGAATTACTTTTgagaaatcatcaaaacttgcAAAGTGAAAATTGTCAatatatataatgcatttcCCTTGAATCTCAAGTAACAACAGAAAGAATCAACAAGACTACCGTTGCAGGGTCAGGTGCAGAAGTAAGACGTAAGTAGCGTTTCTCAATTTCCTGGCAGGTTCCTTTGACAGTAAGAGCATCCCAATCAATATCTTCAACAGCATAATTACCATTTTCCTCAATGTTTCTGCTAAGCACCAAGGCAGTAGCCCTCCTTGCATACACATTTCCAGCTGCTCCATTTCTGGATCGATTATCATTAGTAGCTACGCGACTTCCACGCCCTCTTTCAAAACGCTTCGATCGATTTTCACGTCTCTTTCTTTCCTCTGGTGTATCTGCCGCTGATCCGGCAGCAGATTTATAGGCTGCTTGACTTCGTTCCTTATCACTATCACTGGATGCTTCACCGTTATCTGCCGCATCCATTCCATCACCAACACACTGCCTCTTAGCTGGCCTAAAGACATCAGTTTTGGGGGTTTTCCGCTGTGGTAAAGAAAATTTCACATGACTCGAATTATTCACCTTGTTATCTGACTTTCCACCTGAAAACTGTATGCAATCACTCAGATGAGAGACATTTTATTTGGTCATATGGATCTAGTGCCGAACTGACGGAAGCCAAAAGATTAAAATACCCCAGATTAAAATAACCCAGGCTTTAAGATTTAAGTAGCACTAAGCCAAAAAGACCAGTATCAGATGTGCCAATCTCATGTAAGAAAAATCTTAGCTGGGTCAGGACAGAGTTCCACTTGAGTACCTAAAACAACAATTTAACATCCCTTGACACAGTAACAGATCCAAAATGATCTTGCCTAAGAAGCCGCTTTGGTTCATGCGGTGCAAACAAAAACATAGCATGCTACCTAACCCAAAAAGTAGTCGCTGGTTGATtccacctgtatcataacatcATGCTCTAAGATTGATGGACTAATCGCCTGTTTGACTGCTTTTGGGACGCCAAAAGTGcgtattttttccaaaaagtgcttatttaaaaaaatctaaGGTGTTTGACTACGCTTTTGGGAGAAAATAAGTGCTCTTGGGAGTAGCAGAAGATGTTCTTCAtaagctaaaaaaataatttccccAACATtgctttgagaaaaaaaaacacttaaaaAGCACTTTTTAAAATCTTGGCCAAACACAAATTATTACTCAAAAGTGCTTTTTAAATTTATTGGCCAAACACAAATTGCTTCTCACGAGAAGTACTTTTTTGAAAAGCACTTTTCAAAATAAGCTGATTTTAGAAGCTTGGCCAAACAAGctataaaagaatagttttcTCATGAATTATGGAGGATTCTAAGAAAACATATTTTGGATGACATTACAATCTCTGACACAATAAAAGTATGATAAAGAACTACTAATAGAATTGAACATATTTTTTGGTTGATATTATGCACATTTAGATTTATCGATCACCAAAAAATAAGGGGACAAAATAATCGAGATAAGTAAACCAGGGAAGGAGCCAGAATAGAAAGTGAAATCATGAAGCTGGAGATAAGCCACTCAGCAACCTAGACCACCTCTTTAGCTTCTTCTTTTCAAGCAAGAGGCTGAAGTAGGTGAAAAATAGAAAGAGAGAACTGTAAAACCTTCTATCTTCAAAGGCAGAAAACTATTACCTGTCTATTCCAACTCCCATACTTAGAAGCATCAGGAGTGACTAATGCAGGTTGGACAGTTGGTTTCTCCTCTACTAAAGGCTCCCACCTACTTTTGTATCGCCTACTCGgacttcttttactttttggaGATGAAGAAACTGGAGCTGAAAATATTACTCTTCTGCAGAGAAAAGGAAGAAGTCAAATAGTCCTTGAATTTGATATCTAACTATAAGAGCAAATTCATCAGCATAAAAGGAAAAAGGCTCATGATCATGATTAAGTTCCTTAATCAGGGAAACTACACTATATACACAGAAGTGGTTTGCTTTTAATTGTTAAACAAATACTTcagcaaaaataaaaatgaatgggAAAAAGGAGGAACAAGCAGTTTGTTTCTAACTACTGAGGCAAAAAGTATTACATTTGCAGTTTACACTAGCTGTAAGATAACAACCATATGCTAGGTGAAGTACAAATGCGGAGATGAGATACAGTAATTGATATTCATGCCCTATGACAGCTACTTTGGTAAGCCACACATGCGTGCATTGTATAGATTTAGATGTTTGTGTGAGCACACAGCATGTGCATGCACAAGGTTTGCATATCAGTTTAGGGAAGAGTGAGATAGCATACTCCTTATCTGCATCCACGCTAGGCATGAGGAAAAGAGGCTCGGTGTCCCAGTCTCTTGTATGAAGCGTACCGTCAGCAGTTGCCTTTGTGATAATCTGCAGATTATGGTACATTTAAGTAACAGAGGGGCAAGGCAAAGAACCACGCATCAATAAAACTATATATCATTATAGTGCAAGTAAATCAAACGTCACTCAGTCAACTATGACTCATTATGTTGCAAACAGCTCAAATGTTACTCAATAATATCAGCACTAACACTTCTCTAGATGGGACGCAAAATAATAGTTAAGGCAGAAAGATCATCGTAGGTCACAAACTTCATAAACAACACTACCCCAACACTCAAGTTAGCTGTTTACTTCATTACTACAATCTGTCCAATGCAATAGGCTGCTGCATGAGTAGCTAATACAAACATACTAAGGATGGGAAAGGGTTCCGACTGTAGAGACATCCCTACAAGTGCAAAAGAAATTTCAAATCTTAAAGCACTTGCACATTATACAATTGAGAAAACAGTCTTGCAACCAAAGTTACTTATCAGGTATACTCGGGGCTATATTTTTTggacatatttatatatgatgTCAGCTCTTTACTTCCAATTCAACCTCCCTAGATGTGTGAAAAAGGGAAGGCAGAGTTTTTGCTCTGTATATAGCAATACCTACTTGGTGATGTAATTATGGAATAAAAGTACTTACCCAAAAGAAAAGGCAGAGAAAAAAGAAGTATTTCAATCCACAAGGAGGGTCAAGGGGGGATCAAGATTTTATTGATTGCATTATGCATTTCAATTCTAGGTGTTCATCAATGAATTCCTCGTGTGTTTTCTCTAGCTCTATATGGGTAAAAGGAGGTGCCCTGTGTCCTATTCTACCCTTCAAACTTTCCCCCTCTTTTTTTACGTCCCCATGTTCCCCCCGTGTGGCGACATGGGGGCGAAAAATCATGATAACTGATGCCACAGAGATACAAAACCAAAGATGCAGGAATAATGTGATTGACAAGTTCGAACACAAGTTGGAAGACACAAGACATGCCCTCACCAGGACCTATAACTAACTTCTTGTCACTTTACCTTAATCCAAAGCTGTGAAGCAGAACTGAACACGCCATTTAATTAATGAATGTCAACTAGAAACAAATGAACAGGATGTGGATGGTGAAAGAAAGCAGATTGCTATCAGATAGAACTACTATAATGTTATTATCAGAAGCACCTTCTAGAAGTCCACCACTGAGAAAATGCATTACGGACAAAAACAATCAGCATAGTTGGGCTCTCAGTACCCATTAAAGGTAAAAAGGAAAGCTTTAAGAAGTGGGACAAGTAACAAAGGGTGAAATGTACATATAGGAAGCAGTTGAAAACATAAAAAAGGTCTCGGATAACATTAAGTAATCTAATATAATTCCCTCAAAGGCTCAGAATAAAAAAATCACCGGGAGGACTTCAACTTAACAGGGGCATACTCCAGTACATGAAGTATAAGGAAGCTTGTCTTCATTCAAGTCCCAAACTTATACTTGTGAGCTGAATCAGTCAGCCTGTCCAACCTCTAATATATCATGTTTTATCCATCTTCATACCCCTTCTTTTGGGAAATTTTATGTCTATGTAGTGCTAAAAACCCGTATGTTATGCACTATAAAAATGGATAGTCAAATCTCTAATTTTAGTTCTTTTTAATTTTCTGGCAACATAATCATCAACGCCACTTCTCTTTTTGAGACAAATGGGTGCTCCTCATTCTATGCTCTAGCAATTCATAACTTGGAAGTTATTCAATTGCTGCTTGCTACACAAGCTATAAAGCATCATTATCTCAGTACAATCTGAAAATTCTTCTACGGCTGGGACAAGCTAGATTAAAAAACCTTTTCCCTGAGATGTATGTTTTGGCAGTACATCAACAAATGAGTTTAGCTGACAGTTGGACACAAGGAGGATGGAACATCCAGGTTAGAAGGAATTTTAATGACTGGGAAATTGAAACTGTGACAGAATTTTTCAGAGCTTTGGAAGAGTCCAAAGGGACAAAGGATGAGGCTGATAGACTATGGTGGAGCAAAGATAGCAAACGCATGTTTAAGGTAAACTCAGCATACAAGTTTTTGAACAAAGGTGGACAGCAACCACCACAATGGCCATGGAAACAAATCTGGAAAACAAAAATCCCCTTCAAGGTGGCATGTTTTACTTGGCTACTGGCAAGAGAAGAGTCCTGACacaagaaaatttcaagaagaCGAAGTTCTCTATGTGCTCTAGATGCTATTTGTGTGGAGAAAAGATTGAGACAGTCCGCCATCTGTTTTTACAGTGCAGGATAACAACCCCAACTTTGGAGGATTTCTATCAGCCTCAGGGGTGTTGCTTGGACTATGCCTAACAGAATCACCCACCTTCTCTACAGTTGGGAAGAGGTAGGTGTGGGAGCTTCAGACAGAGACAGATGGAGGATTGTCCCAGCCTGTATCTGGTGGACAATCTGGAGAGAGAGAAATACTAGATGTTTTGAGAGCAAAAGTTGTGATCTTCAGAAGATCAAATTGAACTGTATAAGACTTTTTTGTTTCGGGTGCAAACAGATGTACCTAGAGGATACTGAGTCGATTATTGAGATCCTTGGCTCTTGTTAGATTTTAGATTCAGATATCCTGTTTTGTTGATAAGTTGTAATTACGGTTTTCAGTCAAACCCATGTACTGGTTTAATCAATACATACAAATGTTACCTTTCTCAAATAAAATCTATGCAGCATGCATTACATGGCAAGAACTGGGAAAATGGACCAAGAAAGAAAATCTCAAAATACACTAAGATACCTCCTTCATGACAGCTTGGGATGCAACCATTTCAGTATCATCCTTGCAACGAGCCAAAGCCCTTTCAACATAACCACAAAGTGATTTTGGAAAAGTATCAGGCTGCAGACAACAGAAAGATCACTTTAGTTACGcaaggaaaataaataatctgACACTTATTTGATGCAATGCAACAATAAATACCATGTTACAACATGTCACCATTATCCCAACTATATCGTCAACATTATCCCAACTATGTAGTTACCAGTAGAATAAAATACCAAGGTTTCCCAGATTGTGTGGCGATAAAAGTACAAAACACAACCAAGGAGCAGTTAAAAAATTCATCAATAAAACCTAACAGTTGAACTGTCAATCATAACAACATAGAAGATTGCAGTGTCAAAGTATCATATAGAAAAAAGCTGCTCCTTAGAAGTTCAACAAAATCAGAAGTCTTACCAATATTGAAATTCCCTGCAGAAGTGATTAAACCAAGTTAATACAAACCTACCAGTTTAGCCATAATAACTATATCATTAATCATTATTTCAACATCAACTTGAAAAAGAGAATCTGAAGTTGAAAGACTCGATTAAAGAGTATTTTCAAGTGAAATAATTGTACACTCACACAGATTCTTTTTCTCCGAATGAAATTCATGTGCAAACACAATAGACTTCCATATAACCTTTTCCAACTTCCATCTCAGATTCTCTTTTTTTCCAACTTGAACCAAATATTGTCACCAACATTAATCattaattgatttaattttagcAAGCAAGCATGTTGCTTTTCACTTATAAAGTTGTAATGATGTCGACCATGAAAAAGTGATTCAGCTATTTCTATTCTCATACCTACATCTAAAACGTAATGCAATAAAATTTCAAACAGGGAAAAACTTTGCCCGGCTTTTACCATAACAGAATTTACATTTACACAGAACTCGCAGAAATCTCAGTAGATTTGTTCACTAGACTAGTTTAAATGACCAAGAAAATGATTATAAAAtaacccatctttccctgaaaGAGATAAGTGTGGAATGCAATTGTTTTCTCCTGGATTGAACATGTGAGCTTATTCACAGGCCACTCATTGGAACAACTCTAAAGGTTTTCCTAATAGACCAATGGTGGCGACTGGTGAGAACCTTTAACAGCCCTAACTACATCTGTACCAAAGCATACACAACCAACCACCCGAGCTACTGATTCACTGGTTATCAAAATATCCTCTGCATACCTATTCCACCGATATCACCCATAATATAAATTACACAAATCAAGGAAAATATAGAACTCAAGAGCATTAAATTAAGTTAATCTTGCTAGTATTGATAAAATGATACCACAAACCAAATACACTCTGACAAGTCACTTTCCAAATGCACTTATACATATTAGACTGTTGGAGGTTCATTGGTTATTTAAAGGACTATATTAGTATTATATCACTAGCACAGATAACTTCTAATTTCAATTCTCCAAGCAGCACATGATGAAAGACTTGGTGAAAACTTTATCATCTTAGTCAAGCATTTAAACTTTCTCCATCGATTATGCAAACTTATGTTACAAAACTCAATGTGTGACTGCATGTCTTACTGAAATGATCAAAGTAAAAGGTGTCTGACCTTGAGAGCATTATTTGCAGCACTAGAAGATACTTTTTCATTAGTTTTTGGTAAGGAAACGCTGACATATGCAGGTTTGGCCGCTGCATTAGTTGTAGAGCTTTGCATATCCAGCTTTGGTAATCCCATAGCCAAGGTTGAAGCTATTCTAGGGTTTGTGGGAATCTGTAGTTTGCTAGCACTGCCCGTGTCTGCTGATGTAACAGTTTGCTGCACGGTGGGCAAAGATGACTGATAACTATAGGGCATCTGATAAGGGGCTTGATATTGTGTGCTTGGTGCTTGGGGACATGAAGAACTTTGTTGAAGGTTTTCATGAGAAGGGGTTATGTCTAAAGGCTTTTGACCATAAGACTGTACTGGATCAGGCTGCTGATTTTGGAAAGAGGGAGCCCAATGTTTCCAGTAACTATCATGAACATTTCCACCTACAGCAGGAGACTGACCCAAAAAAAAGTGAAAGTTAAGTTCATCAGGCAAATCGAAAAGAACTCCAGAATATACATAACATGAAGGgaaagagaaatgaaattgctTTTCTCAGTGTACTGCGTAgtgaaaagcaaaaaaaatgaGGTACTGACTGCAATGACAGTAGATAACATATCTTCTTCTGGTGAATAGCTGGCACTCAACAACCCGCACAAGATAGAAGTTGAATATCCAGATTATTAAACGTACAATAAACACGAAGAGATACTTAGACAGCAGAGTTAAAAGAGCATACGAGGCATTGCTTACCAGATCTTTAGCAGCTTGTTGAACAAAAGAACAACTAAACTAGCAAGTTAACCTAAAATATGATCAACTTAGGGAGTCTGTAAGATTGTATCACTAATTATTTATAACGCAGCCTTCTGTAATTATACTAGAGGtctttcatatttaattatTGCAACACATTATAATGTCaacatgaaaatatattaatagaAAATGCAACAGTTTGCGCCTTGCCAGGTTGAGTATATATAGGCAAGATAGATTAAGAAGTGGAAAAAAATCAACTGTCAAGTTCAACATTGCAAAGTGCTAGCATTTAATCTTGCTTAATGCCGGGTTTCATAATTTCCAAAGGCACCAGCTTCATACAGGCACTTGTGAAGTACTCCATCAACCAGAGACACACAGTAGACTCACATTTTTCCTCATTAGTTTACGTGGGTCAGATGGTGTCTTCAATGACCCAGGGAAATCCTACCGGTATTTCTAAATTTATTTACAGACGCAAGAATCCTAAAAACAATTATGTGTCATACACGATTTATCACTTCCATCTCTTAGACTGCTTAACATGGTTTTGAATTTTAAGAgggtgtttggattgacttattttaagtagtttTGGCTTTTcagctctttttttttttgaggtgTTTGGGAAAGACAAGAAGTGCTTTCAATCACTTTCTTTTAGGCTgaaaaagtacaaaaataagctaaaagccAAAAGTTGGATATTCCCAACTTATGGATTTTagcttttaacttataagctacttttaaaaagtcaatccaaacacccCCTAAGTGAATTACATGACAATTGATATTCAAATAGGAGTCTCTACGCATGCATAAAAGTTATCTAATATAAGTACAACTCCAGCAGAGCAACTTATTTGTGAATTGCATGTAAAGGAAAAACCTGCACCGCAGACAATGCGGGCAAACCAGATTCTGGCTTGCCAGAGGGAGGATGAGATGCCGGAGCTTGGACACCTGAAGCTGAGTATCCCGCAGGAACAGGGCAACTCAGACTGGATACATTAGAAACGGAAATATTTTCTGTTCCAGGAGCACAGGGGACATCATTTTGTGTATGGTTGTAATAGTCAGCCCACTGCTTGtactgttgttgatactgtgaaGCCGCAGGAGCTGTGGTAGAACTGTATGCAGCATTAGAATCAGAATTGTAGCTTGGATATTGATGGgaagtgtatgttgtatattgtccTTCATGCCACGCGTTCGTCTGGTTATTGTAAGTACCACTTGTGTAACCTCCAGATGTCTGGTAATCACCAGGATTGTAGTAAGTGCTTGAATAACTTGCAGGCCCAGCATAAGACCCTGTATTCTGAAATGAGGAAAGGGGCTGATAAGGAGCACCTGTATTTTGATATGCTCCTGATGGCTGAGGATAGGGTTGATTAGGTTGTTGTTGATAGCCATTATAGTAAGCAGCATATCCTGTATTGTTGTATCCATAAGGATCAGTACTTTGATAGGTGCCATAGCTACTGTAATCCTGCTGTACATTTGTGGCACCGGAACGTGGTGTAGTAGCACTAGTTGCAACATTCAATCCATCTTGAACATTCCTTGAAGGCGGTGCAGCTTGTTGGTCGTGATCATAACCAGAATGTGAGACAACTCCATTTTCTCTGGCATAGCTATCTGCACCATGAGCACTCCATGGTGCGACGGTAGAATTTGGAGGGGCGTAATATGAAGACATGTGATGTTGGTTTGGATCGACAGCCTGATGACTCTATATAGAGAAAAAAAGGTTTTGAAGTCATATAATGAGAAATCAACTCACCTATCCGGAACAAAGTATAGCAAGAGTGGTACTTGATACAGTTGCAGAAGAATAGTAAATATAAAGCAAATTAAAAGAGTTTGGTGGCTCAGAGAGGAGAAGCATTTAACGCTTTCACCATTCAAGTAGAAAAAAGATTTAATCAATCAAGTTGTACAATGACCAAAAATTATACATGTAGTGAATGCCCTATCCATAAAAGGCAAGAGCACACTAGCTTAACGTTTAACACACTTATACGCACAGAGTTTCGGCTCATAAGAAGCAGTTTCTCAACATAAGGATAGTCGATAGTCATTACATCAAATATGACCTTCACAAAATCCATCTACATTGTTACCCAAGGATGTCCATGATGAGGTACTTAAACATAAACATTCCACAACAATCACCAATATTAGTATAGCCTTTCATACTTATGTTGATGGATAAAACAGACAAGGCTTCTTGATATACTACTTACAAACATCACCACCACAAGACAGTCAATTGTGTCACTCCGGTATCAGAGTGACTTGCCATAGCTACTTCATCAAGAAACCTTTTTTTTATCTCATTACTAACCATTAACCAGTTGTACATACATTTCAAAAAGGCAGTGTTTCTACATGAGAGTCAAAcaactttttctttaattacGATTTCTTCCAACACTTTTAAATACTTCCTAACATAAGATCTTGTGATTTCTATTGCTTCTTACAGTTTCTAAATACacaaattatatttaaactacTCTGAATCGATGTCCAAATTCACACGGACTATTAGATGACCATAGGCAGATCCAAGTGCAGGATCGTGGGTTCAGTAAAACCCATAGTTTTGAGGTCGAACCCTATATTTGTGTGAAAAAAAGTACAAATAGAGTTAGATGTACATTTTAAAACTCACGCTTCAACATAAAACCAACAACACTTAAGTTCAGAATCTCCCACTATGTTTACCCACGTAATCCTAACACGACAATTCTTTTTGGTATTGATGgagtaaatatataaataatatgagaaataaaaaatagcAGCAGCACAACTGAAAAACTCACTGCTCTCACACAAAGGGAAAAAACTAAAACTTTTCAATTCCATCGGCATCATCCCGCCATTTTTTAGTGTTCATTTTGACAACATCATCAAAATTCACATATATTAAGTACGTAAAAAAATGCAACAAGCAGAAATCTATATGGACCATAATGACATACACTTTTTCCAGAAACAAAGTTAGGTTAAGAGAAGAGGAAGTACAATTCGGGCAGTTACCTCCTGTGAACGTGAACTGGGATCCAAAGTGGTCATAGTAGCACTTCCTTGATTCATCTTCCTCTCAATAACATCCTGCTAAACCAAACATTTCAGTATTCAGATATCTAGACCAAAATCACCCCACCCcaccacacacacacaaaaaaaatagtcTCAGAAGTTAAATTGCAGCCTAATGGTTACAACTCTACCTGCTTACATTCAAAGGTGGTTCAAATTCCACAAAAGAATCCTTTTCTACACTTCTATCCCGATTGTTTGCGCGCCCAGCCCTCACTTAGCAAATTTTATGCAAGAAAGAACCTAGCCAGGACTAAAACTGCAGCCTAATCATCACATCTCCACCTACCTATGTCACAGGTGCAAGATTCCAATCCTGCAGAAGTGGTTTCTACATTTCTAACCCAACTATTTAAGGGCTCACCCCTCACTCAAAAAGAACTTTgaaaaaaacaagagaaaacTAGAATTGCAGCCTAATGTTGCAACTCCACCTACCCACCATTATGTGTACAGGTTCCAATCCCACAAAAGGTGTCCTTTgtaatgttcatcccaactatTTGCAAGTCCaccttcaacaacaacaactacgcCTCAATACCAAACAAGTTGAATTCCACTAAATAAACATCATGCGTTGGATCCTAGCTATTACATGTGCAGGTTCCAATCCCACAAAAGGTGAACTTTGTAAATAGGCATAACACATAAGTGTTCCCTTCAACTTGGCCTTAGTCGGTATCTATGCCCCTTcaactttgggtgtgcacaagtacacacttaaacttgtataaaattgaac contains the following coding sequences:
- the LOC129881051 gene encoding SAC3 family protein A isoform X4 → MDTTIQDMLLTIMAINNNLINPILSHQEHIKIQTSGGYTSGTYNNQTNAWHEGQYTTYTSHQYPSYNSDSNAAYSSTTAPAASQYQQQYKQWADYYNHTQNDVPCAPGTENISVSNVSSLSCPVPAGYSASGVQAPASHPPSGKPESGLPALSAVQSPAVGGNVHDSYWKHWAPSFQNQQPDPVQSYGQKPLDITPSHENLQQSSSCPQAPSTQYQAPYQMPYSYQSSLPTVQQTVTSADTGSASKLQIPTNPRIASTLAMGLPKLDMQSSTTNAAAKPAYVSVSLPKTNEKVSSSAANNALKPDTFPKSLCGYVERALARCKDDTEMVASQAVMKEIITKATADGTLHTRDWDTEPLFLMPSVDADKERVIFSAPVSSSPKSKRSPSRRYKSRWEPLVEEKPTVQPALVTPDASKYGSWNRQFSGGKSDNKVNNSSHVKFSLPQRKTPKTDVFRPAKRQCVGDGMDAADNGEASSDSDKERSQAAYKSAAGSAADTPEERKRRENRSKRFERGRGSRVATNDNRSRNGAAGNVYARRATALVLSRNIEENGNYAVEDIDWDALTVKGTCQEIEKRYLRLTSAPDPATVRPEEVLEKALNMVQSSPKNYLYKCDQLKSIRQDLTVQRIRNELTVKVYETHGRLAIEVGDLSEFNQCQSQLKTLYAEGIKGCDMEFAAYNLLCVLLHSSNNRDVLLALSRLPAEARQNNAVKHALSVRAAVSSGNYVAFFRLYKTAPNLNMCLMDRYADKMRYAAVRCMSRSNRPTVPVTYIAQVLGFASVLSTTEESEDTDGVEDCVEWLKGHGACLTSDNSGEMQFDAKASVSTLYMPEPEDAVAHGDASLAVNDFLTRNLV
- the LOC129881051 gene encoding SAC3 family protein A isoform X2, encoding MNQGSATMTTLDPSSRSQESHQAVDPNQHHMSSYYAPPNSTVAPWSAHGADSYARENGVVSHSGYDHDQQAAPPSRNVQDGLNVATSATTPRSGATNVQQDYSSYGTYQSTDPYGYNNTGYAAYYNGYQQQPNQPYPQPSGAYQNTGAPYQPLSSFQNTGSYAGPASYSSTYYNPGDYQTSGGYTSGTYNNQTNAWHEGQYTTYTSHQYPSYNSDSNAAYSSTTAPAASQYQQQYKQWADYYNHTQNDVPCAPGTENISVSNVSSLSCPVPAGYSASGVQAPASHPPSGKPESGLPALSASPAVGGNVHDSYWKHWAPSFQNQQPDPVQSYGQKPLDITPSHENLQQSSSCPQAPSTQYQAPYQMPYSYQSSLPTVQQTVTSADTGSASKLQIPTNPRIASTLAMGLPKLDMQSSTTNAAAKPAYVSVSLPKTNEKVSSSAANNALKPDTFPKSLCGYVERALARCKDDTEMVASQAVMKEIITKATADGTLHTRDWDTEPLFLMPSVDADKERVIFSAPVSSSPKSKRSPSRRYKSRWEPLVEEKPTVQPALVTPDASKYGSWNRQFSGGKSDNKVNNSSHVKFSLPQRKTPKTDVFRPAKRQCVGDGMDAADNGEASSDSDKERSQAAYKSAAGSAADTPEERKRRENRSKRFERGRGSRVATNDNRSRNGAAGNVYARRATALVLSRNIEENGNYAVEDIDWDALTVKGTCQEIEKRYLRLTSAPDPATVRPEEVLEKALNMVQSSPKNYLYKCDQLKSIRQDLTVQRIRNELTVKVYETHGRLAIEVGDLSEFNQCQSQLKTLYAEGIKGCDMEFAAYNLLCVLLHSSNNRDVLLALSRLPAEARQNNAVKHALSVRAAVSSGNYVAFFRLYKTAPNLNMCLMDRYADKMRYAAVRCMSRSNRPTVPVTYIAQVLGFASVLSTTEESEDTDGVEDCVEWLKGHGACLTSDNSGEMQFDAKASVSTLYMPEPEDAVAHGDASLAVNDFLTRNLV